The genomic segment CCAGCCAGCGGCTTCATAGCCAGCGGCCTCCTCTACGTAGCGCTCTAGGTTCATGTGCACGTCCTCGAGCGAGGGGTCCGTGAGCTTCGAGGGGACAGCGCTATCCAGCGCCTTCAAGATGAGGGCGGCCACCCGCCGGCTAATAAGCCCCTTCTCTGCTAACATCACTACGTGGGCCTTATTGATCTTAACGACCTCTTCCGCTATCTCCACGTCGTGCCCTACGGACGACGTGTACTTAGCCACCTCAGCTGGCTGAGGAGCTAGGAGGCTTTCTCTAAACGAGCTCACGAAGCCTCACTCCTAGGCCTATGCTTAGCCCTAGCTACTACTGACTGAAGGCCCCAGATCTCAATAAAGCCCTTGGCCCACGACTGATCAAAGCTCGACGCGCCCGTGTAAGTTACTAGGCCGCGCTCGTAGAGGCTGTAGGGAGAAGAGCGAGCCACTACTCGAAGAGAGCCTCGGTGGAGCTTTAGCCTAACCTCCCCCTCAACCCTCTCTTGACAGAAGTTTATGAAGGCCTCTAAGCCTTCCCTCAGCGGCTCCTCCCATAGGCCAAAGTACACTAGCCTAGCCCACTCGCGATCGACTAGCTCCTTAAAGGCTAGTTCATGCCTAGTTAGCACTAGCTTCTCTAGGTCTTGGTGGGCCTCTATGACGCAGAGGGCTGCTGGGCACTCATAGACCTGTCTCTTATACACATCTCC from the Candidatus Nezhaarchaeota archaeon genome contains:
- a CDS encoding argininosuccinate synthase, whose amino-acid sequence is GDVYKRQVYECPAALCVIEAHQDLEKLVLTRHELAFKELVDREWARLVYFGLWEEPLREGLEAFINFCQERVEGEVRLKLHRGSLRVVARSSPYSLYERGLVTYTGASSFDQSWAKGFIEIWGLQSVVARAKHRPRSEAS